Genomic segment of Iocasia fonsfrigidae:
GTTATTTATTGCAGGTGATCAGAGTGATGATCAGTTCTTTGATGAATTAGTAGAGATAATTAACCTGGCTCCATATATCTTTTTGGTTAGAATTTTAGCGACTGGGCTAATGTCGGCCTTTTTTACAATTATGTTTCAGGGAAATCAAACAGATTTCTGGGTAGCGGCTGTGGTTGGGGGAATGCTGGGAGTTATTGATTATGGATTTAGACAGTTGCCTCTCTCAGATTTTATTATTAAACTATTGGATTCAAGTTTGATTACAGTTGTAACACTGCTTTTAAGTATGGAAGTTACAACACTGCATATAGATAAGGTTATCTTTGCGGCTATCATGCCGCTGGTACCAGGTGTAGCGATTACCAATGCAGTTCTTGATATTATTAGAGGAGATCTGTTAGCTGGTCTTTCCAGGGGAATTGAGGCTGTCTTTGTAGCAGTATCTATTGCTACTGGTGTCGGTATCACACTTAAATTAGGGGCCTTGCTGGGGGTAGTGTATTTGTGATTATTCAATTTATTAGTGCCTTTATGGCTACATTATTTTTTGCTATAATCCTGAATATTTTTAGGGAGGAATTGTTTTATTGCAGCTTGATTGGGGGATTGGGCTGGATTGTTTTTCTGTTTATTAAAGATTACAGCGGTTCTATTATTTTAGCTAGCTTTATCTCTGCTTTAATGATTAGTTCTCTGGCAAGATTATTATCTTATCTCAGGAATTTACCTGAGACTAATTACTTGATTCCTGGTATAGTTGCAATTGTTCCTGGTGCTGGTATGTATCAGACTATGTCAGCTATGATTTATGGAGACCTTAAGTCAATGGTTTATTATGGTCTGCAGACTATTCAGGTTGCTGGTGTTATAGCAATTGCTGTGGTAATTATCTCTGCTATAAAATCCAAAAGAAAAACAGCTGGGAGCAGCAATAAGTATTAAAGAAAATGCTAGCTTTGTAACCGTTAATTGGAGATAATTTGCGAGATGTTGTAGGAGAAATTAAGGCTTCCTATTTTTTCGTGGTCTAGATTACCAGCTATTGATAATCGTTGTTGGAGAGTGTCAAGCATTACTTTTGAATTCTGATGACTTTTTGACTGATAAATTTACAGAATATTATGCTATTAAAGAATATCTTTCAGTACCTTCAGACTGCATCAACAAGAAATATAGACCAGATAGATGAAATTAAAAAATTTCAAGGAAAACAATATAGTTTATTACTAACTTTGCATTAATTTCAAAAATAGTATTGACAGAATAAAGAAAATTCGATATAATCATAGTGCAATAGTAAACTAGTTCACTATTTAATAGAAGATGATTATTTTGAAGAAATGGAAGAGAGAGATAAAAC
This window contains:
- a CDS encoding threonine/serine exporter family protein; translated protein: MISVKNKKIQFALKVGEILLKNGAETNRVERIVKDILIAKNVAEVEVFATPTVIMLNVREGELDDTITLIRRIYDRGIRLDKVALVWKLALLFIAGDQSDDQFFDELVEIINLAPYIFLVRILATGLMSAFFTIMFQGNQTDFWVAAVVGGMLGVIDYGFRQLPLSDFIIKLLDSSLITVVTLLLSMEVTTLHIDKVIFAAIMPLVPGVAITNAVLDIIRGDLLAGLSRGIEAVFVAVSIATGVGITLKLGALLGVVYL
- a CDS encoding threonine/serine exporter family protein, encoding MIIQFISAFMATLFFAIILNIFREELFYCSLIGGLGWIVFLFIKDYSGSIILASFISALMISSLARLLSYLRNLPETNYLIPGIVAIVPGAGMYQTMSAMIYGDLKSMVYYGLQTIQVAGVIAIAVVIISAIKSKRKTAGSSNKY